From Mycolicibacterium nivoides, a single genomic window includes:
- a CDS encoding ROK family protein has protein sequence MPLTLALDIGGTKIAAGLVDPDGKLVHRAQLPTPDGDAEAVWAVVEKLLAETVQAADGAATGVGVASAGPIDLPNGTVSPINITEWQQFPIVDRVSGVTRLPVRLGGDGLCMALGEQWCGAGRGAQFLLGMVVSTGVGGGLVLDGAPYDGRTGNAGHVGHVVVAPDGGELCTCGGHGCVETIASGPSMVRWARRQGWDGTDAKALGDAANRGDDLAIKAFQRGARAVAAMVASVGAVCDLDLVVIGGGVAKSGALLFDPVRAALADYAGLDFLRGLRVVPAELGGDAGLVGAAALARG, from the coding sequence ATGCCACTGACCCTGGCGCTCGACATCGGCGGCACCAAGATCGCCGCCGGCCTGGTGGATCCCGACGGGAAGCTGGTCCATCGGGCCCAGCTGCCGACCCCCGACGGTGATGCCGAGGCGGTGTGGGCTGTCGTCGAGAAGCTGCTCGCCGAGACCGTGCAGGCCGCGGACGGAGCCGCGACCGGCGTCGGCGTGGCCTCGGCCGGCCCGATCGACCTGCCCAATGGCACCGTCAGTCCGATCAATATCACCGAGTGGCAACAGTTTCCGATCGTGGACCGGGTTTCAGGTGTCACCAGGTTGCCGGTGCGGCTCGGTGGCGACGGGCTGTGCATGGCACTGGGTGAGCAATGGTGCGGTGCGGGCCGGGGCGCGCAGTTCCTGCTCGGCATGGTGGTGTCGACCGGGGTCGGTGGAGGCCTCGTGCTCGACGGCGCACCGTACGACGGCCGCACCGGTAACGCCGGGCACGTCGGCCACGTCGTCGTCGCCCCCGACGGCGGTGAGCTGTGTACGTGCGGCGGGCACGGCTGCGTCGAAACCATCGCGTCGGGGCCGAGCATGGTGCGGTGGGCCCGCAGGCAGGGCTGGGACGGTACCGACGCCAAGGCGCTGGGCGATGCGGCAAATCGAGGAGATGATCTGGCCATCAAGGCGTTTCAGCGCGGCGCCCGCGCGGTCGCGGCCATGGTCGCGTCGGTGGGCGCGGTGTGCGACCTGGACCTGGTGGTGATCGGTGGGGGAGTGGCCAAGTCCGGGGCATTGCTGTTCGACCCGGTCCGTGCGGCGCTGGCGGACTACGCCGGGCTGGACTTCCTGCGCGGGCTGCGGGTGGTGCCGGCCGAACTCGGCGGGGACGCCGGCCTGGTCGGCGCGGCCGCCCTGGCGCGTGGCTGA
- a CDS encoding DUF7158 domain-containing protein, with the protein MNQVTWAARVAGKPVSIKEIDDREAALRAGNRASALPRPGTSEGRQLRRWLTQLVVAERVVDDEALACELSDEDAPTLDEVLPDTSARLQIGSVAAATLGAPSARAVFADVTAAVDVSDEEVAAYHARNPLRFAETPAGPHGWRTRPVVPSLDEVRDQIAAHLRGAARRQAFRQWLDARCAALVQLAPGYEHPGDPRQPDNTHKH; encoded by the coding sequence ATGAACCAGGTGACTTGGGCGGCCCGGGTGGCCGGAAAACCGGTGTCGATCAAGGAGATCGACGACCGGGAGGCAGCGTTGCGGGCGGGGAACCGGGCGTCGGCGCTGCCCCGCCCCGGAACCAGCGAGGGGCGTCAGCTGCGTCGCTGGCTCACCCAATTGGTGGTTGCCGAACGGGTGGTCGACGACGAGGCCCTGGCGTGCGAACTGTCCGATGAAGATGCTCCCACCCTGGACGAGGTACTGCCCGATACCTCGGCCCGGCTGCAGATCGGCAGTGTCGCCGCCGCCACGCTGGGTGCACCTTCGGCCCGGGCGGTGTTCGCCGATGTCACTGCTGCGGTGGATGTCTCGGATGAGGAGGTGGCCGCGTACCACGCACGCAATCCGCTGCGCTTCGCCGAGACGCCGGCCGGGCCGCACGGATGGCGCACGCGGCCTGTCGTGCCGTCCCTCGATGAGGTTCGCGATCAGATCGCCGCCCATTTGCGGGGAGCCGCGCGCAGGCAGGCCTTCCGGCAGTGGCTCGATGCGCGTTGCGCGGCTCTGGTGCAGCTGGCGCCCGGATACGAACATCCCGGCGATCCCCGCCAACCGGACAACACCCACAAGCACTAA
- a CDS encoding NEW3 domain-containing protein, which yields MHVTSVETTELFAGPEDAPRQLVRVRYEACAAPTPVRVSGDGLSGEAIAAAGDGTVEVPVDVERGVPGEIRRARVGSIDFEFTVAEPGWTMYMISHFHYDPVWWNTQAAYTSVWTEDPPGQCRQTNGFDLVHAHLEIARREPEYKFVLAEVDYLKPYWDARPEDRADLRRFIAQGRVEIMGGTYNEPNTNLTSPETAIRNFVSGMGFQRDVLGADPATAWQLDVFGHDPQFPGMAADVGLTSSSWARGPHHQWGPMQNDGDPERMQFASEFEWIAPSGRGLLTHYMPAHYSAGWWMDSAASLAEAEESAYTLFTKLKRVALTRNVLLPVGTDYTPPNKWVTQIHRDWNSRYAWPKFVCALPSEFFTAVRAEVDERGIAPSPQTRDMNPIYTGKDVSYIDTKQANRAAEDAVLDAERFSVFAGLLGGADYPQAAMAKAWVQLAYGAHHDAITGSESDQVYLDLLTGWRDAWELGVTARDNALGLLSEAVDGSVIVWNAVAHNRTDIVTVHLDTPFSGAVLDSDGNEVPVLVEHDGATVSWLARDVPSLGWRSYRFVSGAAGGWKSLAGDEIANDRYRLRVDAARGGAVCSLVDDGRELIADGGVGNELAVYEEYSAHPQAGEGPWHLLPTGPVVCSSAGPADDVQCYQSPLGQRVIVRGRIPGLLRYTQIITLWSGVDRVDCRTVIDEFVGADRLVRLRWPCPVPGALPVSEVGDAVIGRGFGLLHDGSDHHAVDAAQHPWTLDNPAYGWFGLSSAVRVRIGSAVRAVSVAEVVAPDGVSPRDLMVALVRAGVTATCSAADKPRYGDLSVDSNLPDTRFALGGPDENPFTAAVLAEADVAYADELKRQIDATGSARVWVPAAAPLIEHWVPGADLRGVRTLPVLILAGDLDAVVDELGHAEIVVTQRAFAAAEPFEARTVALLNRGVPSFAVEPDGTLHTSLMRSCTGWPSGTWIDPPRRTAPDGSNFQLQHWTHTFDYALVSGAGDWRTARVAPSAAEFNRPLQPVVVDSDAAGGLPAWGSLLEIEPAGSVQLGALKAAGNPLASGSARSTDPADGVTARLVEITGGAAEVTIRSGLRAVSAAANLNLLEEPLPEQPSDLRLHGYQIATVSTQLNLPRMLRAEHRQLAPEAEAAQPLYARYWLHNRGPAPLGGLPAVAYLHPESIAGQPDTEVIVRLTAASDCTDAALHGRVRLSAPPGWEVQPADLSYVLPPGEHLETDVVLSIPAGAQPGLYPVRAELAVTGGGAALPPSWRQVVEDVCVVTIGEPSAQVLKLVSEPDAVDVKAGETARLSVTIGTDALADLTAEAHLISPWGTWEWMGPAAAGVEVPAGGTAQIGFDVAPPSWVEPGEWWALIRVGCAGRLIYSPAVKVMVR from the coding sequence ATGCACGTCACGTCAGTGGAGACGACGGAGCTGTTTGCCGGGCCGGAGGATGCCCCTCGGCAGCTGGTGCGGGTGCGATACGAGGCCTGCGCCGCGCCGACGCCCGTGCGGGTCAGCGGGGACGGGCTCTCCGGTGAGGCGATCGCCGCAGCCGGAGACGGAACCGTCGAGGTGCCGGTGGACGTCGAGCGCGGCGTGCCCGGCGAGATCCGGCGGGCGCGGGTCGGCTCGATCGACTTCGAGTTCACCGTCGCCGAACCGGGCTGGACGATGTACATGATCAGCCACTTCCACTACGACCCCGTCTGGTGGAACACCCAGGCCGCCTATACCAGCGTGTGGACCGAGGACCCGCCCGGGCAGTGCCGCCAGACCAACGGCTTCGACCTGGTGCACGCACACCTGGAAATAGCCCGGCGCGAACCCGAATACAAGTTCGTGCTGGCCGAGGTGGACTACCTCAAGCCGTACTGGGATGCCCGTCCCGAAGACCGGGCCGATCTGCGCCGGTTCATCGCGCAGGGGCGCGTCGAGATCATGGGCGGCACCTACAACGAACCCAACACCAACCTCACCAGCCCAGAGACCGCGATCCGGAATTTCGTGTCGGGCATGGGTTTTCAGCGTGACGTGCTGGGTGCTGACCCCGCCACCGCCTGGCAGCTCGACGTGTTCGGGCACGATCCGCAGTTTCCCGGGATGGCGGCCGACGTCGGCCTGACCTCGAGTTCGTGGGCGCGTGGGCCGCACCACCAGTGGGGCCCGATGCAGAACGACGGCGACCCGGAGCGCATGCAGTTCGCGAGCGAGTTCGAGTGGATCGCGCCCTCGGGCCGCGGGCTTCTCACCCACTACATGCCTGCGCACTATTCGGCCGGATGGTGGATGGACTCCGCTGCCTCACTGGCCGAGGCCGAGGAATCCGCCTACACCCTGTTCACCAAACTCAAGCGAGTTGCGTTGACCCGCAACGTGCTCCTGCCGGTCGGCACCGACTACACCCCGCCCAACAAATGGGTCACCCAGATCCACCGCGACTGGAACTCGCGGTACGCCTGGCCGAAGTTCGTGTGCGCCCTGCCGTCCGAATTCTTCACCGCGGTGCGGGCCGAAGTCGACGAGCGCGGGATCGCGCCGTCCCCGCAGACCCGCGACATGAACCCGATCTACACCGGCAAGGACGTCTCCTACATCGACACCAAACAGGCCAACCGGGCCGCCGAGGATGCGGTGCTCGACGCGGAGCGGTTCTCGGTGTTCGCCGGGTTGCTCGGCGGCGCGGACTATCCGCAGGCCGCAATGGCCAAGGCCTGGGTGCAGCTGGCCTACGGTGCGCATCACGACGCCATCACCGGATCGGAGTCCGATCAGGTCTACCTCGACCTGCTGACCGGCTGGCGCGACGCGTGGGAGCTGGGCGTCACCGCCCGGGACAACGCGCTGGGCCTGTTGTCCGAGGCGGTCGATGGATCAGTGATCGTGTGGAATGCCGTGGCGCACAACCGGACCGACATCGTCACGGTGCACCTGGACACGCCGTTCTCCGGTGCGGTGCTCGACAGCGACGGCAACGAGGTGCCCGTACTCGTCGAGCATGACGGAGCCACGGTCAGCTGGCTGGCCCGTGACGTGCCGTCGCTGGGCTGGCGGTCCTACCGTTTCGTCTCCGGGGCGGCGGGCGGCTGGAAATCGCTGGCCGGGGACGAGATCGCCAACGACCGGTACCGGCTGCGCGTCGATGCCGCCCGCGGCGGTGCGGTGTGCTCGCTCGTGGACGACGGGCGCGAGCTCATCGCCGACGGCGGCGTCGGCAACGAACTGGCCGTCTACGAGGAGTATTCGGCCCACCCCCAAGCCGGGGAAGGGCCCTGGCACCTGCTGCCGACGGGGCCGGTGGTGTGCTCCTCGGCCGGCCCGGCCGACGACGTGCAGTGCTATCAGAGCCCGCTCGGGCAGCGGGTGATCGTGCGGGGCCGCATCCCAGGCCTGTTGCGCTACACCCAGATCATCACGCTCTGGTCGGGTGTGGACCGCGTCGACTGCCGCACGGTCATCGACGAATTCGTCGGTGCGGACCGCCTGGTCCGGCTGCGGTGGCCCTGCCCGGTGCCCGGCGCGTTGCCGGTGAGCGAGGTCGGCGACGCGGTGATCGGGCGCGGATTCGGGCTGCTGCACGACGGTTCGGATCATCACGCCGTGGATGCCGCGCAACACCCGTGGACGCTGGACAACCCGGCCTACGGTTGGTTCGGGCTGTCCTCGGCGGTACGGGTGCGCATCGGGTCGGCGGTCCGGGCGGTCTCGGTGGCCGAGGTGGTCGCTCCCGACGGGGTGAGCCCCCGCGATCTGATGGTGGCCCTGGTGCGGGCCGGCGTCACCGCCACCTGCAGCGCCGCCGACAAGCCGCGCTACGGCGATCTCAGCGTGGACTCCAACCTGCCCGACACCCGGTTCGCGCTCGGCGGCCCGGATGAAAACCCCTTCACCGCAGCTGTTCTCGCCGAGGCCGACGTCGCCTACGCCGACGAACTCAAGCGTCAGATCGACGCAACCGGATCGGCTCGGGTGTGGGTGCCCGCTGCCGCGCCGTTGATCGAACACTGGGTGCCCGGCGCCGATCTGCGCGGGGTACGCACCCTGCCGGTGCTGATCCTGGCCGGCGACCTCGACGCGGTGGTCGATGAGCTGGGCCACGCCGAGATCGTTGTCACCCAACGAGCCTTCGCGGCGGCCGAGCCGTTCGAGGCCCGCACGGTGGCACTGCTGAACCGCGGTGTGCCGAGCTTCGCGGTCGAGCCGGACGGCACCCTGCACACGTCGCTCATGCGGTCCTGCACCGGCTGGCCGTCCGGCACCTGGATCGACCCGCCGCGGCGCACGGCACCGGACGGATCCAACTTCCAATTGCAGCACTGGACACACACATTCGACTACGCACTGGTCAGCGGCGCCGGTGACTGGCGGACCGCGCGAGTCGCCCCCAGCGCCGCGGAGTTCAACCGCCCGCTGCAGCCGGTGGTCGTCGACTCGGACGCCGCCGGCGGGCTGCCGGCGTGGGGATCACTGCTGGAGATCGAGCCCGCCGGGTCGGTGCAACTCGGCGCGCTCAAGGCCGCCGGCAATCCGCTGGCGTCGGGCAGCGCACGCAGCACCGACCCGGCCGATGGGGTCACGGCGCGGCTGGTCGAGATCACCGGCGGCGCCGCAGAGGTCACCATCCGCTCCGGCCTGCGCGCGGTCTCGGCCGCCGCGAACCTGAACCTGCTGGAGGAGCCGCTGCCCGAGCAACCTTCGGATCTGAGGCTGCACGGCTACCAGATCGCCACGGTGTCCACCCAGCTCAACCTGCCCAGGATGCTGCGCGCCGAGCACCGGCAGCTGGCACCCGAGGCCGAGGCGGCTCAGCCGCTGTACGCCCGGTACTGGCTGCACAATCGCGGCCCGGCCCCGTTGGGCGGCCTGCCCGCCGTGGCGTATCTGCATCCGGAGAGCATTGCCGGGCAACCCGATACCGAAGTGATCGTCCGGCTCACCGCGGCCAGCGATTGCACCGACGCGGCGCTGCACGGCAGGGTCAGACTGTCCGCTCCGCCGGGGTGGGAGGTGCAACCCGCGGATCTGTCCTACGTGCTGCCACCCGGGGAGCATCTGGAAACCGATGTGGTGCTGAGCATCCCGGCCGGGGCCCAACCCGGGCTGTACCCGGTGCGCGCCGAACTCGCGGTGACCGGCGGAGGTGCGGCCCTGCCGCCGTCGTGGCGGCAGGTGGTCGAGGACGTCTGCGTCGTCACGATCGGTGAGCCCAGTGCCCAAGTGCTCAAACTGGTGTCCGAGCCGGATGCTGTCGACGTCAAGGCAGGTGAGACCGCGCGGCTGTCCGTCACGATCGGCACCGACGCACTCGCCGACCTGACCGCCGAGGCGCACCTCATCAGCCCGTGGGGAACGTGGGAATGGATGGGGCCGGCCGCGGCGGGGGTCGAAGTGCCCGCGGGCGGTACGGCGCAGATCGGATTCGATGTCGCACCACCGTCGTGGGTCGAACCTGGGGAATGGTGGGCGTTGATCCGGGTGGGTTGTGCCGGACGGCTGATCTACTCACCGGCCGTAAAGGTCATGGTGCGATGA
- a CDS encoding endonuclease/exonuclease/phosphatase family protein yields the protein MRLATFNILHGRSVHDGDVDLGRLAAAVAELDADILALQEVDLDQPRSGKADLTAVAADAMNAVHHRFVAAISGTPGATWMAATGREQPGTAAYGIALLTRYPVENWQVLRLPRIPVRFPMYVSGIRRFRIVHEEPRAAMVARVDTPLGPISVANTHLSFVPGWNRVQLRHLLRDLSGFPGPRILMGDLNSGAPERWRPLGAAPTFPADTPTTQLDHILTDDPTLAATAYAAPHLPISDHRALVVDISVP from the coding sequence ATGCGGCTGGCCACTTTCAACATCCTGCACGGGCGCAGTGTCCACGACGGCGATGTCGACCTGGGCAGACTGGCCGCTGCGGTGGCCGAACTCGACGCCGACATCCTCGCGCTGCAGGAAGTCGACCTGGATCAGCCGCGCTCGGGAAAGGCCGACCTCACCGCCGTGGCCGCCGACGCGATGAACGCCGTGCACCACCGGTTCGTCGCCGCGATCTCCGGAACGCCCGGTGCCACCTGGATGGCCGCGACCGGACGTGAACAACCCGGAACCGCCGCTTACGGCATCGCCCTGCTCACCCGCTATCCGGTCGAGAACTGGCAAGTGTTGCGGCTCCCGCGGATACCGGTTCGGTTCCCGATGTACGTCTCGGGGATCCGCCGGTTCCGGATCGTTCACGAGGAGCCCAGGGCCGCGATGGTGGCCCGCGTCGATACGCCGCTCGGTCCGATCTCGGTGGCCAATACCCACCTGTCGTTCGTGCCGGGGTGGAACCGGGTGCAACTGCGGCATCTGCTGCGGGATCTGAGCGGCTTTCCGGGCCCGAGGATTCTCATGGGAGACCTGAACTCGGGCGCCCCGGAGCGCTGGCGTCCGCTCGGCGCCGCCCCGACCTTCCCTGCCGACACGCCGACGACGCAACTCGACCACATCCTCACCGACGACCCCACGCTGGCCGCCACCGCATACGCCGCACCGCACCTGCCGATTTCGGATCATCGGGCACTGGTCGTCGACATTTCGGTGCCTTGA
- a CDS encoding helix-turn-helix transcriptional regulator, protein MAVSSETTGRVLQLLGLLQSRRVWTGEELAERLDVTTRSVRRDIERLRELGYPVHASKGQGGGYQLGAGAALPPLLLDPDEAVAMAVCLRLAAGGSVAGVGESALRALSKLDQVMPARLRSQVSAVHDATVTLAPNSSDAPVEPDVLMTLARACRDHEHVSADYTDIRGNHTQRRLEPYQLVTTGRRWYLMTYDRDREDWRSLRLDRMSAVVARGSTFTPREAPDAADYVRRSISSSPYRYSARVRYQAPQAVVAQKFPPASATVEADGPDACIVTAGADDPERMVLYFATVGYDFEVLEPPEVAAAVGVVAARLHAAAQGN, encoded by the coding sequence ATGGCCGTGAGCAGCGAAACCACCGGCCGGGTGCTGCAACTCCTCGGACTGCTGCAGTCGCGCCGGGTGTGGACGGGTGAGGAGTTGGCCGAACGGCTCGACGTCACCACGCGCAGCGTCCGTCGCGACATCGAGCGGTTGCGGGAACTCGGGTATCCCGTCCACGCCAGCAAGGGGCAGGGCGGCGGCTACCAGCTCGGTGCCGGCGCGGCGCTGCCACCGCTGCTGCTCGACCCCGACGAGGCCGTCGCGATGGCCGTCTGCCTGCGGTTGGCCGCAGGCGGAAGCGTCGCGGGCGTCGGGGAATCCGCCCTCCGGGCGCTGTCCAAGCTCGACCAGGTCATGCCCGCGCGGTTGCGTTCGCAGGTCTCGGCGGTGCACGACGCGACCGTCACCCTGGCCCCGAACTCGTCGGACGCACCGGTGGAGCCCGACGTGCTGATGACCCTGGCCCGGGCCTGCCGCGACCATGAACACGTCAGCGCCGACTACACCGATATCCGGGGCAACCACACCCAGCGACGGTTGGAGCCCTATCAACTGGTGACCACCGGACGGCGCTGGTACCTGATGACCTATGACCGTGACCGCGAAGACTGGCGGAGCCTGCGGCTGGACCGGATGTCGGCGGTCGTGGCGCGAGGCAGCACGTTCACGCCGCGGGAGGCCCCGGACGCGGCCGACTATGTGCGCCGCTCGATCAGCTCCTCGCCTTACCGCTACAGCGCCCGGGTGCGGTACCAGGCGCCGCAAGCAGTTGTGGCACAGAAGTTTCCACCAGCGTCGGCCACAGTCGAGGCGGACGGGCCCGACGCCTGCATCGTCACCGCCGGCGCCGACGACCCCGAACGTATGGTGCTGTACTTCGCCACCGTGGGCTACGACTTCGAGGTGCTGGAACCGCCCGAGGTGGCGGCTGCCGTCGGAGTCGTGGCCGCACGCCTGCACGCCGCCGCTCAGGGGAACTAG
- a CDS encoding DinB family protein, translating to MWTNLLADQLDFHWTHQLRPRLDGLTDDEYFWQPVKDCWTVHPDGAIDFSYPPPQPEPFTTIAWRLAHVIVGVFAMRNHSHFGGPPADYESWPYATDAASALKQLDDTYRHWIDGVRSLDENDLQKPCGPAEGPYGDEPMAVLVLHINREVIHHGAEIACIRDLYVHSNQTAHNSKEN from the coding sequence ATGTGGACAAACCTCCTGGCCGACCAACTGGACTTCCACTGGACCCATCAATTGAGGCCGCGATTGGACGGCCTGACCGACGACGAGTACTTCTGGCAGCCGGTGAAAGACTGCTGGACCGTTCACCCCGACGGCGCCATCGACTTCAGTTATCCACCGCCACAACCGGAACCGTTCACCACCATCGCGTGGCGACTGGCGCACGTGATCGTCGGTGTGTTCGCGATGCGCAACCACTCACACTTCGGCGGACCGCCGGCCGATTACGAGTCCTGGCCGTATGCCACTGATGCGGCCAGTGCCCTGAAACAACTCGACGACACATACCGACATTGGATCGACGGGGTCCGAAGCCTCGACGAAAACGACCTGCAGAAGCCGTGCGGGCCCGCCGAAGGGCCGTACGGTGATGAGCCGATGGCCGTGCTGGTCCTGCACATCAACCGGGAGGTAATCCACCACGGCGCCGAAATCGCTTGTATCCGTGACCTTTACGTGCACTCCAACCAAACAGCCCACAACAGCAAGGAGAACTGA
- a CDS encoding DinB family protein, translating to MPGMPPPATDERQTLIEFVAFQQNAFLAVAHGLTDEQARSTPSVSALSIGGLIKHVTGMQQAWTARAEHAPQFPPPDPRPFEKQMADYADQYVMRDDESLAGLLEAFKAQNAETLRIFAERDLDTAVPVPRDVPWFPQDVDNWSVRWVAMHVIEELSRHAGHADIIRESIDRATMYELLAAEEQWPETEWIKRWRPAEHRPA from the coding sequence ATGCCAGGAATGCCCCCGCCGGCCACCGACGAACGTCAGACCCTGATCGAGTTCGTCGCCTTTCAGCAGAACGCCTTCCTCGCGGTCGCGCACGGCCTGACCGATGAGCAGGCCCGATCCACCCCGTCGGTGAGCGCGCTGTCGATCGGTGGGCTGATCAAACACGTCACCGGGATGCAGCAGGCGTGGACCGCGCGCGCCGAGCACGCGCCGCAGTTTCCGCCGCCGGACCCCCGCCCGTTCGAGAAACAGATGGCCGATTACGCCGACCAGTACGTGATGCGCGACGACGAGTCGCTTGCCGGACTACTCGAGGCGTTCAAGGCCCAAAACGCCGAGACGCTGCGAATTTTCGCCGAGCGGGACCTCGACACCGCCGTTCCGGTGCCCCGCGATGTGCCGTGGTTCCCGCAGGACGTCGACAACTGGTCGGTGCGGTGGGTGGCCATGCACGTGATCGAGGAACTCAGCCGGCACGCCGGCCATGCCGACATCATCCGCGAATCCATCGACCGCGCCACGATGTACGAGTTGCTGGCGGCCGAGGAGCAATGGCCCGAGACTGAGTGGATCAAGCGCTGGCGGCCCGCCGAACACCGTCCGGCCTAA
- a CDS encoding TetR/AcrR family transcriptional regulator, translating to MSSPTRWAGVPLTDRRAERRALLVDAAFRLFGDGGEAATSVRSVCRECGLNTRYFYESFADTDDLLGAVYDQVSAALAADVDAAMTGAGDSLRARTRAGIAAVLGFSSADPRRGRVLFTDARANPVLAARRAATQDLLREAVLSEGGRLNPGSDPVAAQVGAAMYTGAMAELAQQWLGGNLGDDLGVVVDYALRLVLGGGAAK from the coding sequence ATGTCCAGCCCGACTCGATGGGCCGGCGTTCCGCTGACGGACCGCCGCGCCGAACGCCGCGCGCTGCTCGTCGATGCGGCGTTCCGGCTGTTCGGGGACGGTGGGGAAGCCGCGACGTCGGTGCGTTCGGTCTGCCGAGAATGCGGTCTCAACACCCGCTACTTCTACGAGAGCTTCGCCGACACCGACGATCTGCTCGGCGCGGTGTACGACCAGGTGAGTGCGGCCCTGGCGGCCGATGTCGATGCGGCGATGACCGGGGCCGGGGACTCCCTGCGGGCCCGAACCCGCGCCGGAATCGCCGCCGTGCTGGGCTTCAGTTCGGCCGACCCGCGGCGGGGCCGGGTGCTGTTCACCGACGCCAGGGCCAACCCCGTCTTGGCCGCGCGGCGCGCGGCGACCCAGGACCTGTTGCGCGAGGCCGTGCTGTCCGAGGGCGGTCGGCTCAATCCGGGCTCGGACCCGGTCGCCGCCCAGGTCGGCGCGGCCATGTACACGGGGGCGATGGCCGAGCTTGCCCAGCAGTGGCTGGGCGGGAACCTGGGCGACGACCTTGGGGTCGTGGTGGATTACGCGCTACGCCTGGTGCTCGGCGGCGGTGCCGCCAAATAG